The Doryrhamphus excisus isolate RoL2022-K1 chromosome 18, RoL_Dexc_1.0, whole genome shotgun sequence genome contains a region encoding:
- the eps8l3a gene encoding epidermal growth factor receptor kinase substrate 8-like protein 3 has translation MYRSDSPLGNDTSSYSGSIQSNGYSATDEVSSQMSCMSRPSAKSIYMQRKQYAASMNKTINYFHYRVEHLLTCELNGKELRGLRDCVERLNLLDKMGRVWGQNMLLEVNGPHLLLTDTESKEVLESINLRDVVELKAILDTSASNSLLALTVKASRKHTTNVFLFHCEDVRADYVQKGLSQARLSAPHEGAQEKAPRWAPPDYNDDGAYDTDLVASRNRDDEDDVEEVSSTKEAASHPPRLYTELDRNVDILNRIVNDIEIFMGKVAAIATKNGKKRKSKMKKVKAGMPPAGEFAACLHKIKCGFNLLVELKGKIQNPDVSEFIHSLFSVLSFLVSHCSEELPPSIVAPLLTPQCICLMSEEATAEEDRLWQSLGDAWNIPSTKWPEDDEDIPTYTLEFSDGWQPPELMEEPAPAPDPAPFVARTQEVRQPPSSQTTTKKTTPLPASVTTHAARTHARPRERNLRRMRVRYDFTARNHRELTIRKGEVVELLDVSKMWWKVRNGGGEEGFVPNNVLTADEEQEDDTPIGDSPVLSKRSKPAEVKAWLEHMGFTKITVRCLGVLSGSMLLSMTREEVKTVCPEEGGRVFFRLQAVRSSILADSN, from the exons ATGTACAGGAGCGACAGTCCACTTGGCAACGACACCAGCAGCTATTCTGGATCCATCCAGTCCAA TGGCTACTCGGCCACGGATGAGGTATCATCACAAATGTCGTGTATGTCGAGACCCAGTGCAAAGTCAATATACA TGCAAAGGAAACAGTACGCCGCCTCCATGAACAAGACCATTAACTATTTCCACTACAGAGTGGAG CATCTACTCACGTGTGAGCTGAATGGCAAGGAGCTGCGAGGCCTTCGGGACTGCGTGGAGAGGCTGAACCTGCTGGACAAGATGGGGAGAGTTTGGGGTCAGAACATGCTGCTGGAAGTCAACGGACCGCATCTGCTGCTCACCGACACAGAGAGCAAG gaagtgttggaGTCCATCAATCTGCGTGACGTGGTGGAGCTGAAGGCCATACTGGACACATCGGCGTCCAACTCCCTGCTGGCACTGACGGTCAAAGCCAGCaggaagcacaccaccaacgtCTTCCTGTTCCACTGTGAGGATGTCAGG GCAGACTACGTCCAAAAGGGTCTCTCCCAAGCACGCTTAAG CGCACCGCACGAAGGAGCCCAAGAAAAAGCCCCTCGGTGGGCGCCGCCTGATTATAACG ATGATGGAGCGTACGACACTGACCTGGTTGCGTCTCGGAACCGTGATGACGAGGATGATGTAGAGGAGGTGTCGTCCACCAAAGAAGCAGCGTCGCATCCTCCACGCCTGTACACAGAGTTGGACAGGAATGTG GACATCTTGAATCGGATAGTAAACGACATTGAGATCTTCATGGGCAAAGTGGCTGCAATAGCAAccaaaaatggaaagaaaagaaaaagtaaaatgaaaaaagtaaaag CTGGTATGCCCCCTGCTGGAGAGTTTGCGGCATGTCTCCATAAGATCAAATGTGGCTTCAACCTTCTG GTGGAGCTGAAGGGAAAGATTCAGAATCCGGATGTCTCGGAATTCATCCACTCCCTGTTCTCCGTGCTAAGTTTT CTTGTGTCCCACTGCTCGGAGGAGCTGCCTCCAAGCATCGTAGCTCCTCTGCTGACTCCTCAGTGTATCTGCCTCATGAGCGAGGAGGCCACTGCAGAGGAGGACCGGCTCTGGCAGTCTCTGGGGGACGCCTGGAACATCCCCAG CACCAAATGGCCCGAGGATGACGAGGACATCCCGACGTACACGCTGGAGTTCTCTGACGGCTGGCAGCCTCCCGAGCTGATGGAGGAACCCGCCCCCGCCCCTGACCCCGCCCCCTTTGTAGCAAGGACACAGGAGGTTCGTCAGCCCCCGTCCAGCCAG ACGACCACCAAGAAGACGACGCCACTTCCTGCATCAGTAACCACACATGCGGCAAGGACACATGCAAG GCCGCGTGAAAGGAATCTGCGTCGCATGCGAGTCCGCTACGACTTCACCGCCAGGAACCACAGAGAGCTGACCATCAGAAAAGGCGAAGTCGTGGAG CTTCTGGACGTGTCCAAGATGTGGTGGAAGGTGCGGAACGGCGGCGGAGAGGAAGGCTTCGTCCCCAACAACGTCCTCACGGCGGACGAAGAACAAGAGGATGACACG CCGATCGGAGACTCTCCTGTCTTGAGCAAGAGGTCCAAACCTGCGGAGGTGAAAGCCTGGCTGGAACACATGGGCTTCACTAAAAT